Proteins found in one Canis lupus baileyi chromosome 26, mCanLup2.hap1, whole genome shotgun sequence genomic segment:
- the CDK5RAP1 gene encoding mitochondrial tRNA methylthiotransferase CDK5RAP1 isoform X1, producing the protein MHPLQCVLQAQKWGPLASVSWLLLRTCRALSNLPSTACPSPEKQQEDGVRKDFSSRLATGPTFQHFLRSASAPQEKPDMEDPPPYVTVEELLGRQRKVYLETYGCQMNVNDTEIAWSVLQKSGYLRTRNLQEADVILLVTCSIREKAEQTIWNRLQQLKALKTKRLRSRVPLRIGILGCMAERLKEEILNREKMVDILAGPDAYRDLPRLLAVAESGQQAANVLLSLDETYADVMPVQTSPSATSAFVSIMRGCDNMCSYCIVPFTRGRERSRPVASILEEVRKLSEQGLKEVTLLGQNVNSFQDSSEVQFNNAVSTNLSRGFSTNYKPKKGGLRFTYLLDQVSRVDPEMRIRFTSPHPKDFPDEVLQLIHERDNICKQIHLPAQSGSSRVLEAMRRGYSREAYVELIHHIRESIPGVSLSSDFIAGFCGETEEDHLQTVSLLREVQYNMGFLFAYSMRQKTRAYHRLKDDVPEEVKLRRLEELITVFREEATKANMASVGSTQLVLVEGNGFIILLTLSSIRCDGVSGVMSACSLEAGNSGQTTPEHSRVINMRLGIVKVSLPPASPICHCLAFRIVGSPLLRKHSKRSATDLCGRNDGNLKVIFPDVEMEDINNSDVRVRAQPGDYVLVKITSTSSQTLKGHVLCRTTLKDSSAYC; encoded by the exons ATGCATCCTTTACAGTGTGTCCTGCAAGCACAGAAGTGGGGGCCCTTGGCTTCTGTGTCCTGGCTGCTGCTCAGGACCTGCAGGGCACTTAGTAATCTCCCTAGCACTGCATGTCCCAGTCcagagaagcagcaggaagaTGGAGTTCGGAAGGATTTCAGCTCCAGGCTGGCCACTGGGCCAACTTTTCAGCATTTTTTAAGAAGTGCTTCAGCTCCTCAAGAGAAGCCAGACATGGAGGACCCACCCCCCTATGTCACAGTGGAAGAACTTTtagggaggcagagaaaag TCTATCTGGAGACCTATGGCTGCCAGATGAATGTGAATGACACAGAGATAGCCTGGTCTGTCTTACAGAAGAGTGGCTACCTGCGGACCAGGAACCTCCAAGAG GCTGATGTGATCCTCCTTGTCACATGTTCCATCAG GGAGAAGGCAGAGCAGACCATCTGGAATCGTTTACAACAGCTTAAAGCCCTGAAGACCAAACGGCTCCGCTCCCGAGTACCTCTGAGGATTGGGATTCTAG gctGCATGGCTGAGAGATTGAAGGAGGAGATTCTCAACAGGGAGAAAATGGTGGATATTTTGGCAGGTCCAGATGCCTATCGGGACCTTCCTCGACTGCTGGCTGTTGCTGAGTCAGGCCAACAAGCTGCCAATGTGCTGCTCTCTCTGGATGAGACTTATGCTGATGTCATGCCAGTCCAGACAAGCCCTAGTGCTACTTCTGCTTTCGT GTCTATTATGCGAGGCTGTGACAACATGTGCAGCTACTGCATTGTTCCTTTCACACGTGGCCGGGAGAGGAGTCGACCTGTTGCTTCCATTCTAGAGGAAGTGAGGAAGCTTTCAGAACAG gGACTGAAAGAAGTGACACTTCTTGGTCAGAATGTTAATAGTTTTCAGGACAGTTCAGAGGTCCAGTTCAACAATGCAGTATCTACTAACCTTAGCCGCGGCTTTTCTACCAACTATAAACCCAAGAAAGGGGGCCTTCGCTTCACTTACCTTCTGGATCAGGTCTCCAGAGTAGATCCTGAAATGAGGATCCGTTTCACCTCTCCCCACCCTAAAGACTTTCCTGATGAG GTTCTACAgctgattcatgagagagacaacaTCTGTAAACAGATCCACCTACCAGCCCAGAGTGGAAGCAGCCGTGTATTGGAGGCCATGAGGAGGGG GTATTCAAGAGAAGCTTATGTGGAGTTAATTCATCATATTAGAGAATCTATTCCAG GTGTGAGCCTCAGCAGCGATTTCATTGCTGGCTTTTGTGGTGAGACAGAGGAAGATCACCTCCAGACAGTGTCTTTGCTTCGGGAAGTTCAGTACAACATGGGCTTCCTTTTTGCTTACAGTATGAGACAG aagaccCGGGCGTATCACAGATTGAAAGATGATGTCCCAGAAGAGGTAAAATTAAGACGTTTGGAGGAACTTATTACTGTCTTTCGAGAAGAAGCAACAAAAGCCAACATGGCCTCTGTGGGTTCTACCCAGCTGGTATTGGTGGAGGGG AATGGTTTTATTATTCTCCTGACCTTGTCTTCTATACGTTGTGATGGAGTCTCTGGTGTCATGTCTGCCTGTTCATTAGAAGCTGGTAACTCAGGCCAAACAACCCCAGAACATTCCCGAGTGATTAATATGAGACTGGGTATAGTGAAAGTCAGTTTGCCACCTGCATCACCCATATGTCATTGCCTTGCCTTCAGGATTGTTGGAAGTCCACTCCTAAGGAAG CACAGTAAACGCTCTGCCACTGATCTGTGTGGCCGGAATGATGGAAACCTTAAAGTGATCTTCCCCGATGTAGAGATGGAGGACATTAATAATTCTGACGTCAGGGTCAGAGCTCAGCCTGGGGACTATGTACTGGTGAAG
- the CDK5RAP1 gene encoding mitochondrial tRNA methylthiotransferase CDK5RAP1 isoform X5 produces the protein MHPLQCVLQAQKWGPLASVSWLLLRTCRALSNLPSTACPSPEKQQEDGVRKDFSSRLATGPTFQHFLRSASAPQEKPDMEDPPPYVTVEELLGRQRKVYLETYGCQMNVNDTEIAWSVLQKSGYLRTRNLQEADVILLVTCSIREKAEQTIWNRLQQLKALKTKRLRSRVPLRIGILGCMAERLKEEILNREKMVDILAGPDAYRDLPRLLAVAESGQQAANVLLSLDETYADVMPVQTSPSATSAFVSIMRGCDNMCSYCIVPFTRGRERSRPVASILEEVRKLSEQGLKEVTLLGQNVNSFQDSSEVQFNNAVSTNLSRGFSTNYKPKKGGLRFTYLLDQVSRVDPEMRIRFTSPHPKDFPDEVLQLIHERDNICKQIHLPAQSGSSRVLEAMRRGYSREAYVELIHHIRESIPGVSLSSDFIAGFCGETEEDHLQTVSLLREVQYNMGFLFAYSMRQTRAYHRLKDDVPEEVKLRRLEELITVFREEATKANMASVGSTQLVLVEGHSKRSATDLCGRNDGNLKVIFPDVEMEDINNSDVRVRAQPGDYVLVKITSTSSQTLKGHVLCRTTLKDSSAYC, from the exons ATGCATCCTTTACAGTGTGTCCTGCAAGCACAGAAGTGGGGGCCCTTGGCTTCTGTGTCCTGGCTGCTGCTCAGGACCTGCAGGGCACTTAGTAATCTCCCTAGCACTGCATGTCCCAGTCcagagaagcagcaggaagaTGGAGTTCGGAAGGATTTCAGCTCCAGGCTGGCCACTGGGCCAACTTTTCAGCATTTTTTAAGAAGTGCTTCAGCTCCTCAAGAGAAGCCAGACATGGAGGACCCACCCCCCTATGTCACAGTGGAAGAACTTTtagggaggcagagaaaag TCTATCTGGAGACCTATGGCTGCCAGATGAATGTGAATGACACAGAGATAGCCTGGTCTGTCTTACAGAAGAGTGGCTACCTGCGGACCAGGAACCTCCAAGAG GCTGATGTGATCCTCCTTGTCACATGTTCCATCAG GGAGAAGGCAGAGCAGACCATCTGGAATCGTTTACAACAGCTTAAAGCCCTGAAGACCAAACGGCTCCGCTCCCGAGTACCTCTGAGGATTGGGATTCTAG gctGCATGGCTGAGAGATTGAAGGAGGAGATTCTCAACAGGGAGAAAATGGTGGATATTTTGGCAGGTCCAGATGCCTATCGGGACCTTCCTCGACTGCTGGCTGTTGCTGAGTCAGGCCAACAAGCTGCCAATGTGCTGCTCTCTCTGGATGAGACTTATGCTGATGTCATGCCAGTCCAGACAAGCCCTAGTGCTACTTCTGCTTTCGT GTCTATTATGCGAGGCTGTGACAACATGTGCAGCTACTGCATTGTTCCTTTCACACGTGGCCGGGAGAGGAGTCGACCTGTTGCTTCCATTCTAGAGGAAGTGAGGAAGCTTTCAGAACAG gGACTGAAAGAAGTGACACTTCTTGGTCAGAATGTTAATAGTTTTCAGGACAGTTCAGAGGTCCAGTTCAACAATGCAGTATCTACTAACCTTAGCCGCGGCTTTTCTACCAACTATAAACCCAAGAAAGGGGGCCTTCGCTTCACTTACCTTCTGGATCAGGTCTCCAGAGTAGATCCTGAAATGAGGATCCGTTTCACCTCTCCCCACCCTAAAGACTTTCCTGATGAG GTTCTACAgctgattcatgagagagacaacaTCTGTAAACAGATCCACCTACCAGCCCAGAGTGGAAGCAGCCGTGTATTGGAGGCCATGAGGAGGGG GTATTCAAGAGAAGCTTATGTGGAGTTAATTCATCATATTAGAGAATCTATTCCAG GTGTGAGCCTCAGCAGCGATTTCATTGCTGGCTTTTGTGGTGAGACAGAGGAAGATCACCTCCAGACAGTGTCTTTGCTTCGGGAAGTTCAGTACAACATGGGCTTCCTTTTTGCTTACAGTATGAGACAG accCGGGCGTATCACAGATTGAAAGATGATGTCCCAGAAGAGGTAAAATTAAGACGTTTGGAGGAACTTATTACTGTCTTTCGAGAAGAAGCAACAAAAGCCAACATGGCCTCTGTGGGTTCTACCCAGCTGGTATTGGTGGAGGGG CACAGTAAACGCTCTGCCACTGATCTGTGTGGCCGGAATGATGGAAACCTTAAAGTGATCTTCCCCGATGTAGAGATGGAGGACATTAATAATTCTGACGTCAGGGTCAGAGCTCAGCCTGGGGACTATGTACTGGTGAAG
- the CDK5RAP1 gene encoding mitochondrial tRNA methylthiotransferase CDK5RAP1 isoform X4, translated as MHPLQCVLQAQKWGPLASVSWLLLRTCRALSNLPSTACPSPEKQQEDGVRKDFSSRLATGPTFQHFLRSASAPQEKPDMEDPPPYVTVEELLGRQRKVYLETYGCQMNVNDTEIAWSVLQKSGYLRTRNLQEADVILLVTCSIREKAEQTIWNRLQQLKALKTKRLRSRVPLRIGILGCMAERLKEEILNREKMVDILAGPDAYRDLPRLLAVAESGQQAANVLLSLDETYADVMPVQTSPSATSAFVSIMRGCDNMCSYCIVPFTRGRERSRPVASILEEVRKLSEQGLKEVTLLGQNVNSFQDSSEVQFNNAVSTNLSRGFSTNYKPKKGGLRFTYLLDQVSRVDPEMRIRFTSPHPKDFPDEVLQLIHERDNICKQIHLPAQSGSSRVLEAMRRGYSREAYVELIHHIRESIPGVSLSSDFIAGFCGETEEDHLQTVSLLREVQYNMGFLFAYSMRQKTRAYHRLKDDVPEEVKLRRLEELITVFREEATKANMASVGSTQLVLVEGHSKRSATDLCGRNDGNLKVIFPDVEMEDINNSDVRVRAQPGDYVLVKITSTSSQTLKGHVLCRTTLKDSSAYC; from the exons ATGCATCCTTTACAGTGTGTCCTGCAAGCACAGAAGTGGGGGCCCTTGGCTTCTGTGTCCTGGCTGCTGCTCAGGACCTGCAGGGCACTTAGTAATCTCCCTAGCACTGCATGTCCCAGTCcagagaagcagcaggaagaTGGAGTTCGGAAGGATTTCAGCTCCAGGCTGGCCACTGGGCCAACTTTTCAGCATTTTTTAAGAAGTGCTTCAGCTCCTCAAGAGAAGCCAGACATGGAGGACCCACCCCCCTATGTCACAGTGGAAGAACTTTtagggaggcagagaaaag TCTATCTGGAGACCTATGGCTGCCAGATGAATGTGAATGACACAGAGATAGCCTGGTCTGTCTTACAGAAGAGTGGCTACCTGCGGACCAGGAACCTCCAAGAG GCTGATGTGATCCTCCTTGTCACATGTTCCATCAG GGAGAAGGCAGAGCAGACCATCTGGAATCGTTTACAACAGCTTAAAGCCCTGAAGACCAAACGGCTCCGCTCCCGAGTACCTCTGAGGATTGGGATTCTAG gctGCATGGCTGAGAGATTGAAGGAGGAGATTCTCAACAGGGAGAAAATGGTGGATATTTTGGCAGGTCCAGATGCCTATCGGGACCTTCCTCGACTGCTGGCTGTTGCTGAGTCAGGCCAACAAGCTGCCAATGTGCTGCTCTCTCTGGATGAGACTTATGCTGATGTCATGCCAGTCCAGACAAGCCCTAGTGCTACTTCTGCTTTCGT GTCTATTATGCGAGGCTGTGACAACATGTGCAGCTACTGCATTGTTCCTTTCACACGTGGCCGGGAGAGGAGTCGACCTGTTGCTTCCATTCTAGAGGAAGTGAGGAAGCTTTCAGAACAG gGACTGAAAGAAGTGACACTTCTTGGTCAGAATGTTAATAGTTTTCAGGACAGTTCAGAGGTCCAGTTCAACAATGCAGTATCTACTAACCTTAGCCGCGGCTTTTCTACCAACTATAAACCCAAGAAAGGGGGCCTTCGCTTCACTTACCTTCTGGATCAGGTCTCCAGAGTAGATCCTGAAATGAGGATCCGTTTCACCTCTCCCCACCCTAAAGACTTTCCTGATGAG GTTCTACAgctgattcatgagagagacaacaTCTGTAAACAGATCCACCTACCAGCCCAGAGTGGAAGCAGCCGTGTATTGGAGGCCATGAGGAGGGG GTATTCAAGAGAAGCTTATGTGGAGTTAATTCATCATATTAGAGAATCTATTCCAG GTGTGAGCCTCAGCAGCGATTTCATTGCTGGCTTTTGTGGTGAGACAGAGGAAGATCACCTCCAGACAGTGTCTTTGCTTCGGGAAGTTCAGTACAACATGGGCTTCCTTTTTGCTTACAGTATGAGACAG aagaccCGGGCGTATCACAGATTGAAAGATGATGTCCCAGAAGAGGTAAAATTAAGACGTTTGGAGGAACTTATTACTGTCTTTCGAGAAGAAGCAACAAAAGCCAACATGGCCTCTGTGGGTTCTACCCAGCTGGTATTGGTGGAGGGG CACAGTAAACGCTCTGCCACTGATCTGTGTGGCCGGAATGATGGAAACCTTAAAGTGATCTTCCCCGATGTAGAGATGGAGGACATTAATAATTCTGACGTCAGGGTCAGAGCTCAGCCTGGGGACTATGTACTGGTGAAG
- the CDK5RAP1 gene encoding mitochondrial tRNA methylthiotransferase CDK5RAP1 isoform X2, protein MHPLQCVLQAQKWGPLASVSWLLLRTCRALSNLPSTACPSPEKQQEDGVRKDFSSRLATGPTFQHFLRSASAPQEKPDMEDPPPYVTVEELLGRQRKVYLETYGCQMNVNDTEIAWSVLQKSGYLRTRNLQEADVILLVTCSIREKAEQTIWNRLQQLKALKTKRLRSRVPLRIGILGCMAERLKEEILNREKMVDILAGPDAYRDLPRLLAVAESGQQAANVLLSLDETYADVMPVQTSPSATSAFVSIMRGCDNMCSYCIVPFTRGRERSRPVASILEEVRKLSEQGLKEVTLLGQNVNSFQDSSEVQFNNAVSTNLSRGFSTNYKPKKGGLRFTYLLDQVSRVDPEMRIRFTSPHPKDFPDEVLQLIHERDNICKQIHLPAQSGSSRVLEAMRRGYSREAYVELIHHIRESIPGVSLSSDFIAGFCGETEEDHLQTVSLLREVQYNMGFLFAYSMRQTRAYHRLKDDVPEEVKLRRLEELITVFREEATKANMASVGSTQLVLVEGNGFIILLTLSSIRCDGVSGVMSACSLEAGNSGQTTPEHSRVINMRLGIVKVSLPPASPICHCLAFRIVGSPLLRKHSKRSATDLCGRNDGNLKVIFPDVEMEDINNSDVRVRAQPGDYVLVKITSTSSQTLKGHVLCRTTLKDSSAYC, encoded by the exons ATGCATCCTTTACAGTGTGTCCTGCAAGCACAGAAGTGGGGGCCCTTGGCTTCTGTGTCCTGGCTGCTGCTCAGGACCTGCAGGGCACTTAGTAATCTCCCTAGCACTGCATGTCCCAGTCcagagaagcagcaggaagaTGGAGTTCGGAAGGATTTCAGCTCCAGGCTGGCCACTGGGCCAACTTTTCAGCATTTTTTAAGAAGTGCTTCAGCTCCTCAAGAGAAGCCAGACATGGAGGACCCACCCCCCTATGTCACAGTGGAAGAACTTTtagggaggcagagaaaag TCTATCTGGAGACCTATGGCTGCCAGATGAATGTGAATGACACAGAGATAGCCTGGTCTGTCTTACAGAAGAGTGGCTACCTGCGGACCAGGAACCTCCAAGAG GCTGATGTGATCCTCCTTGTCACATGTTCCATCAG GGAGAAGGCAGAGCAGACCATCTGGAATCGTTTACAACAGCTTAAAGCCCTGAAGACCAAACGGCTCCGCTCCCGAGTACCTCTGAGGATTGGGATTCTAG gctGCATGGCTGAGAGATTGAAGGAGGAGATTCTCAACAGGGAGAAAATGGTGGATATTTTGGCAGGTCCAGATGCCTATCGGGACCTTCCTCGACTGCTGGCTGTTGCTGAGTCAGGCCAACAAGCTGCCAATGTGCTGCTCTCTCTGGATGAGACTTATGCTGATGTCATGCCAGTCCAGACAAGCCCTAGTGCTACTTCTGCTTTCGT GTCTATTATGCGAGGCTGTGACAACATGTGCAGCTACTGCATTGTTCCTTTCACACGTGGCCGGGAGAGGAGTCGACCTGTTGCTTCCATTCTAGAGGAAGTGAGGAAGCTTTCAGAACAG gGACTGAAAGAAGTGACACTTCTTGGTCAGAATGTTAATAGTTTTCAGGACAGTTCAGAGGTCCAGTTCAACAATGCAGTATCTACTAACCTTAGCCGCGGCTTTTCTACCAACTATAAACCCAAGAAAGGGGGCCTTCGCTTCACTTACCTTCTGGATCAGGTCTCCAGAGTAGATCCTGAAATGAGGATCCGTTTCACCTCTCCCCACCCTAAAGACTTTCCTGATGAG GTTCTACAgctgattcatgagagagacaacaTCTGTAAACAGATCCACCTACCAGCCCAGAGTGGAAGCAGCCGTGTATTGGAGGCCATGAGGAGGGG GTATTCAAGAGAAGCTTATGTGGAGTTAATTCATCATATTAGAGAATCTATTCCAG GTGTGAGCCTCAGCAGCGATTTCATTGCTGGCTTTTGTGGTGAGACAGAGGAAGATCACCTCCAGACAGTGTCTTTGCTTCGGGAAGTTCAGTACAACATGGGCTTCCTTTTTGCTTACAGTATGAGACAG accCGGGCGTATCACAGATTGAAAGATGATGTCCCAGAAGAGGTAAAATTAAGACGTTTGGAGGAACTTATTACTGTCTTTCGAGAAGAAGCAACAAAAGCCAACATGGCCTCTGTGGGTTCTACCCAGCTGGTATTGGTGGAGGGG AATGGTTTTATTATTCTCCTGACCTTGTCTTCTATACGTTGTGATGGAGTCTCTGGTGTCATGTCTGCCTGTTCATTAGAAGCTGGTAACTCAGGCCAAACAACCCCAGAACATTCCCGAGTGATTAATATGAGACTGGGTATAGTGAAAGTCAGTTTGCCACCTGCATCACCCATATGTCATTGCCTTGCCTTCAGGATTGTTGGAAGTCCACTCCTAAGGAAG CACAGTAAACGCTCTGCCACTGATCTGTGTGGCCGGAATGATGGAAACCTTAAAGTGATCTTCCCCGATGTAGAGATGGAGGACATTAATAATTCTGACGTCAGGGTCAGAGCTCAGCCTGGGGACTATGTACTGGTGAAG
- the CDK5RAP1 gene encoding mitochondrial tRNA methylthiotransferase CDK5RAP1 isoform X6, producing the protein MHPLQCVLQAQKWGPLASVSWLLLRTCRALSNLPSTACPSPEKQQEDGVRKDFSSRLATGPTFQHFLRSASAPQEKPDMEDPPPYVTVEELLGRQRKVYLETYGCQMNVNDTEIAWSVLQKSGYLRTRNLQEADVILLVTCSIREKAEQTIWNRLQQLKALKTKRLRSRVPLRIGILGIRSIMRGCDNMCSYCIVPFTRGRERSRPVASILEEVRKLSEQGLKEVTLLGQNVNSFQDSSEVQFNNAVSTNLSRGFSTNYKPKKGGLRFTYLLDQVSRVDPEMRIRFTSPHPKDFPDEVLQLIHERDNICKQIHLPAQSGSSRVLEAMRRGYSREAYVELIHHIRESIPGVSLSSDFIAGFCGETEEDHLQTVSLLREVQYNMGFLFAYSMRQKTRAYHRLKDDVPEEVKLRRLEELITVFREEATKANMASVGSTQLVLVEGHSKRSATDLCGRNDGNLKVIFPDVEMEDINNSDVRVRAQPGDYVLVKITSTSSQTLKGHVLCRTTLKDSSAYC; encoded by the exons ATGCATCCTTTACAGTGTGTCCTGCAAGCACAGAAGTGGGGGCCCTTGGCTTCTGTGTCCTGGCTGCTGCTCAGGACCTGCAGGGCACTTAGTAATCTCCCTAGCACTGCATGTCCCAGTCcagagaagcagcaggaagaTGGAGTTCGGAAGGATTTCAGCTCCAGGCTGGCCACTGGGCCAACTTTTCAGCATTTTTTAAGAAGTGCTTCAGCTCCTCAAGAGAAGCCAGACATGGAGGACCCACCCCCCTATGTCACAGTGGAAGAACTTTtagggaggcagagaaaag TCTATCTGGAGACCTATGGCTGCCAGATGAATGTGAATGACACAGAGATAGCCTGGTCTGTCTTACAGAAGAGTGGCTACCTGCGGACCAGGAACCTCCAAGAG GCTGATGTGATCCTCCTTGTCACATGTTCCATCAG GGAGAAGGCAGAGCAGACCATCTGGAATCGTTTACAACAGCTTAAAGCCCTGAAGACCAAACGGCTCCGCTCCCGAGTACCTCTGAGGATTGGGATTCTAGGTATCCG GTCTATTATGCGAGGCTGTGACAACATGTGCAGCTACTGCATTGTTCCTTTCACACGTGGCCGGGAGAGGAGTCGACCTGTTGCTTCCATTCTAGAGGAAGTGAGGAAGCTTTCAGAACAG gGACTGAAAGAAGTGACACTTCTTGGTCAGAATGTTAATAGTTTTCAGGACAGTTCAGAGGTCCAGTTCAACAATGCAGTATCTACTAACCTTAGCCGCGGCTTTTCTACCAACTATAAACCCAAGAAAGGGGGCCTTCGCTTCACTTACCTTCTGGATCAGGTCTCCAGAGTAGATCCTGAAATGAGGATCCGTTTCACCTCTCCCCACCCTAAAGACTTTCCTGATGAG GTTCTACAgctgattcatgagagagacaacaTCTGTAAACAGATCCACCTACCAGCCCAGAGTGGAAGCAGCCGTGTATTGGAGGCCATGAGGAGGGG GTATTCAAGAGAAGCTTATGTGGAGTTAATTCATCATATTAGAGAATCTATTCCAG GTGTGAGCCTCAGCAGCGATTTCATTGCTGGCTTTTGTGGTGAGACAGAGGAAGATCACCTCCAGACAGTGTCTTTGCTTCGGGAAGTTCAGTACAACATGGGCTTCCTTTTTGCTTACAGTATGAGACAG aagaccCGGGCGTATCACAGATTGAAAGATGATGTCCCAGAAGAGGTAAAATTAAGACGTTTGGAGGAACTTATTACTGTCTTTCGAGAAGAAGCAACAAAAGCCAACATGGCCTCTGTGGGTTCTACCCAGCTGGTATTGGTGGAGGGG CACAGTAAACGCTCTGCCACTGATCTGTGTGGCCGGAATGATGGAAACCTTAAAGTGATCTTCCCCGATGTAGAGATGGAGGACATTAATAATTCTGACGTCAGGGTCAGAGCTCAGCCTGGGGACTATGTACTGGTGAAG
- the CDK5RAP1 gene encoding mitochondrial tRNA methylthiotransferase CDK5RAP1 isoform X3 produces the protein MHPLQCVLQAQKWGPLASVSWLLLRTCRALSNLPSTACPSPEKQQEDGVRKDFSSRLATGPTFQHFLRSASAPQEKPDMEDPPPYVTVEELLGRQRKVYLETYGCQMNVNDTEIAWSVLQKSGYLRTRNLQEADVILLVTCSIREKAEQTIWNRLQQLKALKTKRLRSRVPLRIGILGIRSIMRGCDNMCSYCIVPFTRGRERSRPVASILEEVRKLSEQGLKEVTLLGQNVNSFQDSSEVQFNNAVSTNLSRGFSTNYKPKKGGLRFTYLLDQVSRVDPEMRIRFTSPHPKDFPDEVLQLIHERDNICKQIHLPAQSGSSRVLEAMRRGYSREAYVELIHHIRESIPGVSLSSDFIAGFCGETEEDHLQTVSLLREVQYNMGFLFAYSMRQKTRAYHRLKDDVPEEVKLRRLEELITVFREEATKANMASVGSTQLVLVEGNGFIILLTLSSIRCDGVSGVMSACSLEAGNSGQTTPEHSRVINMRLGIVKVSLPPASPICHCLAFRIVGSPLLRKHSKRSATDLCGRNDGNLKVIFPDVEMEDINNSDVRVRAQPGDYVLVKITSTSSQTLKGHVLCRTTLKDSSAYC, from the exons ATGCATCCTTTACAGTGTGTCCTGCAAGCACAGAAGTGGGGGCCCTTGGCTTCTGTGTCCTGGCTGCTGCTCAGGACCTGCAGGGCACTTAGTAATCTCCCTAGCACTGCATGTCCCAGTCcagagaagcagcaggaagaTGGAGTTCGGAAGGATTTCAGCTCCAGGCTGGCCACTGGGCCAACTTTTCAGCATTTTTTAAGAAGTGCTTCAGCTCCTCAAGAGAAGCCAGACATGGAGGACCCACCCCCCTATGTCACAGTGGAAGAACTTTtagggaggcagagaaaag TCTATCTGGAGACCTATGGCTGCCAGATGAATGTGAATGACACAGAGATAGCCTGGTCTGTCTTACAGAAGAGTGGCTACCTGCGGACCAGGAACCTCCAAGAG GCTGATGTGATCCTCCTTGTCACATGTTCCATCAG GGAGAAGGCAGAGCAGACCATCTGGAATCGTTTACAACAGCTTAAAGCCCTGAAGACCAAACGGCTCCGCTCCCGAGTACCTCTGAGGATTGGGATTCTAGGTATCCG GTCTATTATGCGAGGCTGTGACAACATGTGCAGCTACTGCATTGTTCCTTTCACACGTGGCCGGGAGAGGAGTCGACCTGTTGCTTCCATTCTAGAGGAAGTGAGGAAGCTTTCAGAACAG gGACTGAAAGAAGTGACACTTCTTGGTCAGAATGTTAATAGTTTTCAGGACAGTTCAGAGGTCCAGTTCAACAATGCAGTATCTACTAACCTTAGCCGCGGCTTTTCTACCAACTATAAACCCAAGAAAGGGGGCCTTCGCTTCACTTACCTTCTGGATCAGGTCTCCAGAGTAGATCCTGAAATGAGGATCCGTTTCACCTCTCCCCACCCTAAAGACTTTCCTGATGAG GTTCTACAgctgattcatgagagagacaacaTCTGTAAACAGATCCACCTACCAGCCCAGAGTGGAAGCAGCCGTGTATTGGAGGCCATGAGGAGGGG GTATTCAAGAGAAGCTTATGTGGAGTTAATTCATCATATTAGAGAATCTATTCCAG GTGTGAGCCTCAGCAGCGATTTCATTGCTGGCTTTTGTGGTGAGACAGAGGAAGATCACCTCCAGACAGTGTCTTTGCTTCGGGAAGTTCAGTACAACATGGGCTTCCTTTTTGCTTACAGTATGAGACAG aagaccCGGGCGTATCACAGATTGAAAGATGATGTCCCAGAAGAGGTAAAATTAAGACGTTTGGAGGAACTTATTACTGTCTTTCGAGAAGAAGCAACAAAAGCCAACATGGCCTCTGTGGGTTCTACCCAGCTGGTATTGGTGGAGGGG AATGGTTTTATTATTCTCCTGACCTTGTCTTCTATACGTTGTGATGGAGTCTCTGGTGTCATGTCTGCCTGTTCATTAGAAGCTGGTAACTCAGGCCAAACAACCCCAGAACATTCCCGAGTGATTAATATGAGACTGGGTATAGTGAAAGTCAGTTTGCCACCTGCATCACCCATATGTCATTGCCTTGCCTTCAGGATTGTTGGAAGTCCACTCCTAAGGAAG CACAGTAAACGCTCTGCCACTGATCTGTGTGGCCGGAATGATGGAAACCTTAAAGTGATCTTCCCCGATGTAGAGATGGAGGACATTAATAATTCTGACGTCAGGGTCAGAGCTCAGCCTGGGGACTATGTACTGGTGAAG